DNA sequence from the Liolophura sinensis isolate JHLJ2023 chromosome 1, CUHK_Ljap_v2, whole genome shotgun sequence genome:
ATGTTGACAGCTTTGTTGTTGTGCATTTGGGTATTTGACATAATTTAAGTTACaatgaaagacaaaaagtttaatgtacatgtagtgtcttCAAATAATTTAACTGAGGGACTTTTGGATGAAATCCGAGAGAAGTTTTGTATCATTGCTTGTGTTAAGAGGTCACTAAATAATTCATGTCTTACCAtcatcctggtttcctcccaccataaagctggccgccacACTTTTATCATCATTAGTAGGTTAAATAGCTGTTTTTGTAGCGGTTTTCAGAAAATCTTATTTGTAGTTagattgttttcttgttttttggggtttttttttaactatttgaatatttttttgtagGTTACCATGAAGTTCCAGAGTTATCTAAGGCATTGATCTCTCGGCGACTGGCCGACAACTCTCAGAAGACGGAGAAAGTCATCCTACCTAACCAGCTGCCCTCATCTGTGAAGGACTCGGAGAATGTGACTGTAGTGCGAAGAAACCTGGCCAAACCACATGGTCACTATCTTGGCACACTGATGCATGACCTAGGGACCGACCCCAAATTCACGATCACCATCGTCATTCTCATCATCACTATCATCTCCTTCATGTTCATGTTCTCAAGGGTGAGTCTTAACGCTAGTGTGAGGTTGAATGCTAGTGTGAGTCTTCATGCTAGTGTCCCCTTTAAAGCTCATGCCAGTAGTATGCTCGGTATATTCATACTTATGTGGTACCTGTGCAGTGTTTTGGCGTGGCAATTCTGAGAACTCAGAAAAAGTTTAAACTGTCAGCAGGTAGATGttagtaaatgtatatactgtttGTCTTATTGACCCAGTTTCAACACAGAGTAATATCATTATGGCTTGAAAGATAATATTCTCTGGTGTCTTTGACTTAAGTAAATCATCTTTTGATACAGTTTGTCATCTAAATGTAATGTTGAACAAACGACAGGTAAATGTATGAAAGATGTGTAAAACCCAAGATGTGCTGTTCATTTATTAACATAAATTTGAATACGATGTTTCTTCCTTTCAGCAGATCATTGCACTATTATTATGGACTGGTGTTGTTGGACAATAAACcttaattttgtatttatctGTGTAAAGATGTCATCTGGTTGGAAACCAGATTTTACTGCTTCAgctacagctttaagtcaggagatttgttaggtacctggtgaagtgTGGTGGTGTACTCCAACCACTCCTGTCTctcacccataaacttgactacAGCcctctacatgtaggtgaaaatattcctgagtacagaaTTGAACACCAAGCACATGAATATATGGGTGTCGTTTGGCCAGGCACTGTTTGATAATATATGTTGTGTATTGAAATCCAAAGAGAACAGAGCACTCAATCAAGATCTTGTTAGAGAAACAGCTGGAAGAAAACAAGAGGCAACAGCAGAGGTCCATGCAGACCTCAGCTAATGGCTATATTACAGGCGCTTCTTCTGGCATGGACGGTAAGAACACTGAGCATGGCTCAATTTTACGGTCTCTGGGGTGTAGGGGATGATACACAGAATGCCTTGGGGGGGAAACACCCCATAGCAGATCTGTAAAAGTCAGGTTTAGGTTTATTATGGGACAGGGTCTGTTTACAAAACAGTCGCAAGGCTGTATCAGGAGACTTTTCTtgggtaagtacatgtaagtctagTTTGGTTGTCATGAAGAAGCTAAATTTGGTCATGGTAAAGGGAAATAATTTAAACTTACATTTACGGAATAAGGAGACATTAAAACAGTTGTAAAACTCTTAAGACAGGCATCATGTTGCACATGTACAATAGTATATATTTGCCTCTCCTGTGATCAGAGTATATTCCTAACCATTGATATAGCTCCTAGGACTTTAGGAGTGTAAAAAGCAAAAATCTGCTAGACTTATCACAGCACGGCTCAAGTATCCTGCTAATCCATAGCATTTAAAACTGAAGTTAGTATCAGTTTTGAATCTTATTACACTTTGAACAAGGTGGCTGAGCAGTTTGTTGTGCCAGTGCAGTATCCTGTGGCGCTATAAAAGATGATGATATTCCAAACGCTCTCTCTCTCCTAATTAACTGAGTATTAGTAGAGGGTGCAGCCTTTGTGCCTGGATTGAGAAGGCCTATATCAACGTGGTGCATATTTTTGGCTAGATTTAGCTACGACTTGAATCTTATGTATGTGGAGTTCACGTACCTTTCAAGATGTTTTGCATACCAAGTACGTGTACTGTAGTCTTGTTTGTTTCATGAGGAGATTGCTTGATCAGAATCTACCACTGCCTTCTAGGGGCCATACTAGAGCTGCATATTTCTTGTGTTTTAGAAGTACCACCTGGGTTCTGTCAGGTGGGGAAAATCATGTATGACCCCAAAGATGTTCTGGGCCATGGCTGTGAAGGAACCTTCGtctacaggtaaaaaaaaaaaagagaagaaaacttcTTCCTTTAACTTTTTCAgcccaaaatattaaaacaggaTAAGTTGGGGGTGAGGTTAACCTTTTAAAGCAAACTTCTGTAAATTTaaatactcaaaagttgaagaAACATCATTGATCATAAATCAATCATATATCATACCGGTAAATGAGtaattgactgatgttttaattGCTTATTAGACAAGCTTTAACATTTTAGTTTGCAATAAGGAGCTTGTGAGCTCCTGTGTTATGTAAGCAATGGATTGTGATAAATGCTTTGCACAATAAATGGcaccatcttgtaagtgaagaatttagtaaataaaatgaatttcatgAACACATTGGCTCACATTACAGGGGAAAGTTTGACAATCGGGATGTGGCTGTGAAGAGACTGCTGCCTGAATGTTTTGGATTTGCTGACAGAGAGGTGGAGTTGTTGAGAGAATCTGATCAACATGCTAATGTTATCAGATACTTCTGTATGGTGAGTGAGAAACTACTGTTAGCCGTATTAAGCATGTATAACAGCTGTCAGTTGTCATGTATAACAGATGACGTCAGTttctgtacacacacacaataattTAAACTGCTCAGCTAACTAGTAACTACATGAAAACTTTCAGAAGTTCAGTTTTTGACATCAGTTGAAAGTAGTCCCACATGAATTACAATTGTGCTCCCCACCATCGTAGCAGACCTACTTCCATCCCGAGCTTCATTGCCTCGTCTTTAAAACCTGTTCTCGTcaggatatggctgaaaaattgctaatgtGGCTTTTAGCCATAATCGTTTGTTCATTGATTCATCCATCCCGAGGCAGGTCAAGGGTGCTCCATGTTTGAAGTGTCCCTGATGCCCATATTCTTCTGCTGTCAGCCCTCTGTATCCTCATCCCATCTGTGTGTTGTGTATTTCAGGAGGCAGACTCTCAGTTCCGCTACATAGCCCTGGAGTTGTGTGCAGCGACCATACAGGACTATGTGGAGCAGAAACCCATCTGTCCTCCAGGCCTCGATCCCTTCAAGCTCCTCTACCAGGCCATGTCAGGGCTGAACCACCTCCACTCACTCGATATAGGTACTTAAAAGCCATACTTGGATATTTATGTAGTTTGACCCAGGTGACATGTCAACACCAGTAGTTtttgatttacatattttattgtgaaCATTGTAGGCGTAGGAGTTTCTTCTGTGGTGGCTTCCGAATGATGCTTAAACCAGATGTGCTCCTTGCCACTCAGCCAATTTTAATCCGACTGAAATATGGTTGAAAATAAGTAGAAAAGAAGAACAAAGGATTTTCTGTTTATTAACTGGATTAAGCTGAGTTGTGAAGATTGAGGTTGTATTCTTTAGTGGTTTTGCAATGCTTGTCACCTTTCTTATCATTCTCTTATCTTTGCAGTACACAGAGATATCAAACCTCATAATGTCCTGATATCATACCCCAATGctaaaggggaggtaactgcgATGATATCAGACTTCGGGTTGTGTAAGAAGCTGGTGGCTGGGCGACGTTCCTTCTCGCGTCGCTCTGGGGCTGCTGGAACAGAAGGATGGATCGCTCCAGAGATGCTAGATGAGGAGCAGAGGACGGTGGGTGTATGAGGGaaattctgattgattttaaGCTCTGTCTATTGAAGTCATTGAGCGCAATGGCAACATGAAGTGAAGCTTATGATGCTGATTGTGTTGTGTGATGTTGATTGAAGACTTCGTGTCTTTCATCACTATGGTATGCATATCAACCAGAAAATGTGGATGCAAAAGTATTTGTATCAATCCTGTTGTCTCGCTTTCTCCTGTACTGTTGCTAATAGTCAATTTTGTGACATGAAGTGTGATCAGTTGATGGATAAAGTCGACTTAATTGGTATTAAATTTAGCGACAGTTTGTGCCATGAGATCAAATAGTAGTTTCTTAAAATTCATGTATGTAGGAGAACAGAAGACATAAGATAATCAAAACCTTTCAGTTTTACCAGACTTTCCAACTCTAcagtttgtttgcttttcagAGGAAAATTATTTCCAAAGGCTTATTTCCAAAAGTGTGataaatttttgaagttaacattttcatttcatgaaTACAGTCACTCCTCATAATTAGGCAGTTTGCAAAGAACAGTTTTGGACTTAGACTGAACTACTATGAATGACTAGAGAGTACCTTGTAGTTACACACAATAGTGTATAGTGTGTGTGAAATCAGCCATTTTTTCTCTATCATAACATCACTACCCCTTAGCAAGTCCAGAACACTGACAACTGCTTTAAGAAAGGGAGTAATGTAGTAAATATGTTAAAGCTttatgtatcattttctttgtagACTTGCGCCGTTGATATTTTCTCCATGGGTTGTGTGTTTTACTACGTGCTGTCCAAAGGAAAACATCCTTTTGGGGATTCACTGAGGAGACAAGCAAATATACTTAGTGGAGAATACAACTTGGACCACTTGTCCAAAACAGGTAAGGGATCATATGTTGGATTGGTTGTCAGATTTGAACACACTTTTGAGCTTTTTTATGCCTTCACATTATTGTACTTATGTTAGGTCTTGAGCAGTCATCACACCAGTCACCTCAGCGTTAGAGCAATCCTCACACAAGTCACCTCAGCGTTAGAGCAATCCTCACACCAGTCACCTTAACGTTAGAGCAATCCTCACACCAGTCACCTCAGCATTAGAGCAATCCTCACACCAGTCACCTCAACGTTAGAGCAATCCTCACACCAGTCACCTCAACGTCACTGCCCTTGGTAGCATTGTTGTGGAGAGTTTGTAGTTGATCACAGTGTTTTGCTGACTAGTTCATATTGTGTTGAAAAGGTGAAGAATGTGAATATGGAACAGCTTCTGGCCAAGTTATCAAGATTTTGTCTTTCGGTAGTAGACAGTAAAGCAGTTATGGCCCTTGGCCAAAATAGGCATGGAAGGATATACAAGGTATGGTTTAAATTCTGACTCTTGGcatggaatttgtggatttcccagCTTTCAGTATTTGTGGGGCTTGTGGCTAACAATAAGCAGTTGAAAAAACTTGGTCATCCATTAAGGATGGCTTGTTTTCctccagtatggtgtgcatgtctgtatatcACACATTGGAAAGTTTCCTAGTatcttgccaaatgtcagtggttttctcAGGGCACTCCAGTtaactccacccataaaccgaCTGTCATAATGTAAGTAAAAATTTGCATTAAACAACAAGAAGTAAATAATTAGATGAGAGGCGAATGATAATGTTTAAGGTTTCCATCAAATGTTCAGTGGACAGCAGTCATGTTGTGCATAATACTTACAAAAGAAGTGAATGTGTAGACCTGTACATGTGTTGCATTTATAAATAATcaccttttcttttcttttctcttcagatGAATATGTCAGTCGCTCCCTCATTGAACAGATGGTGTCATTTGACCCTTTGAAACGACCTTCAGCCAAGGTCATTCTCAAACATCCATTTTTTTGGAGTAAAGAGAAACAGCTCATGTTCTTTCAGGTGTGTTGGCATGAGAGATTTCTCTGGATTTAGTTTGATAGTGTTTTGAATGTTCACAGAGCTTAAGTGAattgtgatgaatgtacatgtaattgtgaaacataacataaaactgAAGCTAAAGTTGTGATGTTCCCTGTTTATGTGTTATATCTGTCttgacatatatataattttttttgctCTGTGGGATTATGGTGGAACAACTAAAATAGGCTATTACATTTTGGTCTATGTTAGCCCAACACCTTCTCACATTTATtccaccggccccgatagcacagttggtagagcacccACTatgggagtggtagatccagggtcaatcctgaatcgagtcacacctaagaccttaacagaggaagttgtaacttcctcgcttggcgttcagcatgaaggggatagtgcaacaactggttgacccatatcagtataatggctcgggtggggcggcttacttgtctacagtaaatcgtctcagtgaagcagcactagataaaagagcggtggaaatccatcctgcaacaaggaggcacattaaatgcattctaaggattccctGTCGTCAAATGCTGGAGTATTTTAAATCTTGGTTGAAGTGATATGTCAGCCTTATTCATACATTGTGGTGATGTGTGGCTTATAAATGCATTGCTTATCATTGTTTTCTGGACTTCTGATTGACACGCAATTaccaacagaaaacaatattatttgCAGGATGTGAGTGACAGAATAGAGAAAGAACCAGAAGATTGTGAAGTCGTAAAAAGATTGGATAGGGGTGGAGCCAATGCTGTGAAATATGACTGGAAAGATCACATATCAATAGAGCTACAAAATGGTAAAGTAGATTGCTGTTACTTTTCAACCTGTGGTCATTTCATACTTTGTTATATGAGTGCTCTGGATGGTTCTGAAAAcaataatatgtaaatatcaaCCAGCCAAGCTTGATGTACGAAACGAATTTGTggatgtataaaattcaaccaATCGCACAGACGAGTGAGGGCTTTTTGTGAAGGATTACCTGACCACTTCAAAAGAATTCAACACAGTTCAGCACGTTTTTGCTATCACCCTAACTCCAAACCAAATCAGCTGTTTGCAGTTATAGGTGCTTGGACTGAAGCAGTTTGATTGGTTTAATGAGTAGAGATTTCTGGCCAATGGGTGGTAACTTACTAACAGCATATTTGTTTCCATGAATTTctgtaaacatacaaacatgttgAAATTAACGAGTGTACAAAACATGATGAAACTTCAATTCaagcacaaaaaataatttccatGCACGTGTATGTACCCTCAtgtcaaatgtctttttttctatGCTTCAGACCTGAGGAAGTTTCGCACATACAGAGGGCACTCAGTCCGTGATTTATTGCGTGCGATGAGAAATAAGGTAAAGCCACACAGCCGATTGGCAGTGCTGATCATGTTTAGCCTTAATAACATTTCAAAGGCACAATATAATGAATCACCAAACTTTGCCccaaaacataattttttgtaaaatgttacttttggtgcaATAATTTTTCCTGTAGGATGTCATCCCACCTTTCAATCAAAcctcataatacatgtactttctaagGCCACTGGAATCAGAATTGGCATGattatttgtcatttataaCATTGCTATCATAGTTTGACTGCAGCAGAGAAGTTTTTAGTTTATTGTGTGTGAAGCTTAAAATTGTATGAAACGGTTCTGTGTCAAATTCCAAGTAAAACCAGAAGAAATCCATATATTTGAAGTGGTTAATTTGTAATAGCAAATTACATTTACTTGTTCATTATGAAACATGaatgataaaacattttattgttgttgatCAGTTGTGTTTTTGAggcatgttcactttaaaatcCCTCACTAGTCCAAAGGTATAGAGTACCACACTTCAAGCCTTTAGACCGGCCCTGAtgactcagttggtagagtgtcctgaggtgatagatccagggtcaatcctgggtgggttcatacctaagaccttaagagGAAGTTAACTGTGTAAAAGTTAAGAGTAaattgtctcagtgaagcagcactagataaaagagcggtggaaatccatcctgcaacaaggaggcacattacacgtacatgcaccctatgGATTCCCTCgtggtcacgtgactaaaaaaatgactaaaaaaaaagtacagtgttaaaccctatgcactcaatcactcactcaatcactcaagCCTTTAGTTCTGGACTATGAAGGTTGGTAGTTCAAATCAAACTTCTGTGTCCTTCATCTTCTTATCACCTATTTTTCTACACTCATAAACCTTATTGCGACCACGTCAGTCAAATAGTAGTTGCTGGTTTGGGCCATGTGGTTATGAACTCAGAACTTCTTTCCCTGTTTCTATGGCAATACTCTTATGTCTTAAAATTGTCTACCTTCTGCTTCAGAAATACTACGATAGGCTTTCTTTTTGTCTGTATCCATGGCAATGTTTGTATGTCTTATAGCTGCTACTTGCTGTTTCAGAAACATCACTATAGGGAGTTGCCTGAAGATGTGAAGAGGTCACTGGGTTCAGTTCCAGATCAGTTTGTGGAATATTTCACGTCGCGTTTTCCCGCACTGCTCACACACGTGTATGAGGCTTTACGCTGCTGCAGCAGTGAGCGCACATTTCATCAATACTACACTTAACGGGCAGAGAAGACTGCAACATCAGATGTACTGGTGTATACTAAACCATAACTTAATACCACTCAGTGGGAATCTTCACAGTCGTGCAGACACAGAAGTGGATTGGAAAGCAAGGTTTTAATATTTCTTCATGGATATTTGCAGAGATGTGTGACAGAATGAGTGAACATGACATCATAGGATCTTTTAGATGCTTCAGTTAAACTGCCACAGGATGTGTAAATATTGTTCCATGGATTTTCTCAAGTTGTGTTTCAAGATGGCTGAACTTTATTTCACAGATTTTGCACACAAGAAAGTGAAATATGTGACAAGTTGTGTAAATATTACTTCATGGACATTTGCTGAATCTTACAGACTCAGCAGTGATGTATGGCAAGGTGTTTATATGATTAACACTCTAATAATGAAGATGTGCAGTAGGTCTTTTTTCTCATTTGTTATCAAATTACTTCTGTTGTGAAACAAATTGTGGTCGCTGATTTTCTCCAAGATGTGGCATACAGCTCTGTATGCTGGGATACTTTTGAAACAACGTGAAGAAAAGACCAGCTCAATATACTAAGAGGTCTGTTAAAAGGTTAATTTTGGAAAGTACTCTAACCTACCTGCAACGTCTGTATGCTGGTGCCCCTGGTGAGAagtgctttttgtttttaattcactGAACTGAACAAACCATTTCACGACTATAACTCACCGACTTATAACTTCAGCTATGCACACTTTTAGTATGTAGCTCGGAGAAGTGCTCCAAAACATGTCTACTTCATGtttgatctgaaaaaaaaagggaatTGGTTTGTGGAACTTTTTGCAGTGAAGCAGTTATACACTGCTACATTGGTGTTGCCGCTGGTGTTAACATTAAACATGATTTTGTACCTCTTTTATAATATAGGTTCCAATGgcttgggggtgggggtgggatggGGGTTTCAATGCATGACATGCTGAATACCCAGGTTTGTCACATAGCTATCTCCAGCTGGTTTCCAGCGGAGTTAAAAATGAAATAGCCAACAAATCTTTAGGATATTTACAACATTGAATAAGTACATGTTACAGATTTATGTAAGGGTTATCTTTTTTAATTTCTCTTTAAACTTTTGGGCAAGAAATCTGTGAGTTTTGATAAATATTGCCcggaattttatttttttgcgtGTGTCAACAATGCACAAtaagtacaattttttttgatCCCTTTTAGTAAAGCTTAGTCAGAAATTTTAGTGTGGACATCtagtacatgcatttattaaCCTTGTGGAGCAGGAACTGGAAAAAGATGAAACTGTGTCTGATTAATGCATACAGGTATTTTGTCATAGTACATTAATAACATCACAGCCATGAGTTCAGTAGTTCTAAGATTTACCTGAGTGAAAGGGCTCTGTTTGTCACTATGGCCATGAACATCCTAGTTTTTTTAGACATATCTTTGAGGGGTAAAATGACGTGTTAGTGATTTCATTTCAATTCATTTGCATTGAATCATGAAAAATTATGATATCATGTCATATATTTGACATGTATCAAGCTGCTCTGTAATAGCTGATTTTCCCATCAAAGCAAGAACCAAGTTTAAATGTTCGACACAGtttggtgcatttttttttttcattattattttgtttacattttgccaTTCCTGTAGTATGTGTTATGTTTTTGGTGTCACGTGAAAGTATATGTAAAGTATGGTGATTGATATGTTAAAACATGACAGTGTACAGATTTAATATGTTATCctatataaataatgtaattatttattccCAGATGGAAATTTAACAATGTGAGATaagattttattattatatgttGGAAATGTTAGTATGAATGTTATGAATAATGAACCATCTTTCTGTAAATTATAAGAAgataatttgtatgtttatgtatgtacgAAGATGTAGACTCATATAGTATTTGTTG
Encoded proteins:
- the LOC135470135 gene encoding serine/threonine-protein kinase/endoribonuclease IRE1-like produces the protein MVYRSVPCVLWSWWLVGLLTGGVLVLTVQHVKGGQINPLTVYDSLLFVSTLGGSFHAVSKNTGKIVWSLDEEPVIRIPIDHTSKLTFLPDPKDGSLYAMGTGVEGLKKLPFTIPELVTASPCKSTDGILYTGHKKDLWIAVDPVTGDKLETLTWDGSQKVCPSSSDNAIYIGRTEYTIVMFDSKTRERRWNATFMDYSSHVATDVADYRLKHFTASSTGLAVTLDTKTSEVMWHQTYGSPVVAMYSLGADGLQKVPFTSFAPETLEHLTGQLCSTAWRQRFLEHGKEQKFYPTLYVGEYKYGFYALASLVDEETVTVAPRQTGPLLIDGPKTTGDKTVQEETKPRQSTIITTPTVSQENNLLLLGYHEVPELSKALISRRLADNSQKTEKVILPNQLPSSVKDSENVTVVRRNLAKPHGHYLGTLMHDLGTDPKFTITIVILIITIISFMFMFSRRTEHSIKILLEKQLEENKRQQQRSMQTSANGYITGASSGMDEVPPGFCQVGKIMYDPKDVLGHGCEGTFVYRGKFDNRDVAVKRLLPECFGFADREVELLRESDQHANVIRYFCMEADSQFRYIALELCAATIQDYVEQKPICPPGLDPFKLLYQAMSGLNHLHSLDIVHRDIKPHNVLISYPNAKGEVTAMISDFGLCKKLVAGRRSFSRRSGAAGTEGWIAPEMLDEEQRTTCAVDIFSMGCVFYYVLSKGKHPFGDSLRRQANILSGEYNLDHLSKTDEYVSRSLIEQMVSFDPLKRPSAKVILKHPFFWSKEKQLMFFQDVSDRIEKEPEDCEVVKRLDRGGANAVKYDWKDHISIELQNDLRKFRTYRGHSVRDLLRAMRNKKHHYRELPEDVKRSLGSVPDQFVEYFTSRFPALLTHVYEALRCCSSERTFHQYYT